Proteins from one Primulina huaijiensis isolate GDHJ02 chromosome 18, ASM1229523v2, whole genome shotgun sequence genomic window:
- the LOC140964496 gene encoding protein BRICK 1-like isoform X2: MARAGGITNAVSVGIAVQADWENREFISNISLNVRRLFDFLVQFESTTKDKLAKLNEKMDTLERGLEMLEVQVSNATANPGLFTPN; the protein is encoded by the exons ATGGCTCGAGCCGGCGGTATAACGAACGCGGTCAGCGTGGGGATAGCAGTGCAAGCCGACTGGGAGAACCGCGAATTCATTTCCAATATATCTCTCAACGTCCGTCGACTCTTTGATTTCCTCGTGCAGTTCG AATCTACAACGAAGGATAAATTGGCGAAATTGAACGAGAAGATGGACACATTGGAGCGGGGTCTGGAAATGCTCGAAGTACAAGTCAGCAACGCTACGGCAAATCCAGGTCTCTTTACGCCTAATTGA